A single genomic interval of Fundidesulfovibrio soli harbors:
- a CDS encoding CheB methylesterase domain-containing protein, protein MNTAYSCRQPPVLAIGASTGGPSAVAELLSGLPQDIQAAVLVAQHLDQAFSGNLAELLAQQSALPVAVASDGDRLLPGRVLLARGGDHLVLSPVNTLQYTQEPLATPYRPSVDALFLSLADSRLCPGVAVLLTGMGSDGAKGLLALRKAGWLTIAQDRESSAVYGMPKAAREMGAAEMVLPLNSIAALAAKHIRNLHARSRTR, encoded by the coding sequence ATGAACACCGCCTACTCCTGCCGCCAGCCTCCCGTCTTGGCCATCGGGGCCTCCACCGGTGGGCCATCCGCGGTCGCGGAGCTGCTCTCAGGCCTCCCGCAGGATATCCAGGCCGCCGTGCTCGTGGCCCAGCACCTGGACCAGGCCTTCAGCGGCAACCTGGCCGAGCTGCTGGCCCAGCAAAGCGCGCTGCCGGTGGCAGTGGCCAGCGACGGGGACCGGCTCCTGCCCGGGCGCGTGCTGCTGGCCCGGGGGGGCGACCACCTGGTGCTCTCCCCCGTGAACACCCTGCAATACACCCAGGAGCCGCTGGCCACGCCCTACCGTCCGTCGGTGGACGCGCTGTTCCTGAGCCTCGCCGACTCCCGGCTGTGCCCGGGGGTGGCGGTGCTGCTCACCGGCATGGGGTCCGACGGGGCAAAAGGCCTGCTGGCCCTGCGCAAGGCCGGCTGGCTGACCATCGCCCAGGACCGGGAGTCCAGCGCCGTGTACGGGATGCCCAAGGCCGCCCGCGAAATGGGAGCGGCGGAGATGGTGCTGCCGCTCAACTCAATCGCCGCCCTTGCGGCCAAACATATCCGGAACCTCCATGCTCGAAGCCGTACCCGTTGA
- a CDS encoding chemotaxis protein CheW, which translates to MLFVAFKAAGTRFALPARMVEEVTPLVTLAPLAGAPGYVAGVMNHRGRPLPVADMNVLLAGKPSRPWASTRIVVVEPRPGARADGRPALLGLMAERVFKTVELDEADISAPGAPAAPYIRGVAEQEGELVQILELGAILPAELLERLLAGLEAA; encoded by the coding sequence ATGCTTTTCGTCGCCTTCAAGGCCGCCGGGACCCGCTTCGCCCTGCCCGCCCGCATGGTGGAGGAGGTGACCCCCCTGGTCACCCTCGCGCCCCTGGCCGGAGCGCCCGGCTATGTGGCCGGGGTCATGAACCACCGGGGCCGTCCCCTGCCCGTGGCGGACATGAACGTGCTCCTGGCGGGCAAGCCCTCGCGCCCCTGGGCCTCCACCCGCATCGTGGTGGTGGAGCCCCGGCCCGGCGCGCGTGCGGACGGCCGCCCAGCGCTGCTTGGCCTCATGGCTGAACGCGTCTTCAAGACCGTGGAGCTGGACGAGGCCGACATAAGCGCTCCCGGAGCCCCGGCCGCGCCTTACATCCGGGGCGTGGCCGAGCAGGAGGGCGAGCTGGTGCAGATCCTTGAGCTAGGCGCCATTCTGCCCGCCGAGCTGCTGGAGCGCCTGCTGGCCGGGCTGGAGGCCGCGTGA
- a CDS encoding hydrogenase small subunit, whose product MRVSIGLAKDDAEKRLEKRGVSRRDFMKFCAAVGTALGMGPGAAGEVAAALTAKKRPSVIYLHGAECTGCSEAVLRTYQPFIDELILDTISLDYHETIMAAAGEAAEDALHKAMESPEGFVLVQEGAVPMIENGAWGKVGGHTMADNLKACAAKAKAIIAIGACATFGGVQAAKPNPSQAVSVSEFLGRKDVINIAGCPPNPVNFVGAVVAFLKGDKIELDSLQRPKVFFGQSVHDQCERLKYFEAGQFAKSFDSEEAKKGYCLYELGCRGPETYNNCPKVLFNSTNWPVRAGHPCIGCSEPKFWDTMTPFYVGR is encoded by the coding sequence ATGCGCGTATCCATTGGTCTTGCCAAGGACGACGCCGAAAAACGCTTGGAAAAAAGGGGCGTCTCCCGCCGCGACTTCATGAAGTTCTGCGCGGCAGTGGGCACCGCCCTTGGCATGGGCCCCGGCGCAGCGGGTGAAGTCGCCGCCGCCCTGACCGCCAAGAAGCGTCCTTCGGTGATCTACCTGCACGGCGCTGAGTGCACCGGCTGCTCCGAAGCCGTCCTGCGCACCTATCAGCCCTTCATCGACGAGCTCATCCTCGACACCATCAGCCTGGACTACCATGAGACCATCATGGCCGCCGCGGGCGAGGCCGCCGAGGACGCTCTGCACAAGGCCATGGAGTCCCCCGAGGGTTTCGTGCTGGTGCAGGAAGGCGCAGTGCCCATGATCGAGAACGGCGCCTGGGGCAAGGTCGGCGGTCACACCATGGCCGACAACCTGAAGGCTTGCGCGGCCAAGGCCAAGGCCATCATCGCCATCGGCGCCTGCGCCACCTTCGGCGGCGTGCAGGCCGCCAAGCCGAACCCCTCCCAGGCCGTTTCCGTGAGCGAGTTCCTGGGCCGCAAGGACGTCATCAACATCGCCGGCTGCCCGCCCAACCCCGTGAACTTCGTGGGTGCGGTCGTGGCCTTCCTGAAGGGCGACAAGATCGAGCTCGACTCCCTGCAGCGTCCCAAGGTCTTCTTCGGCCAGTCCGTGCACGACCAGTGCGAGCGCCTGAAGTACTTCGAAGCCGGCCAGTTCGCCAAGAGCTTCGACTCCGAGGAAGCCAAGAAGGGCTACTGCCTCTATGAGCTGGGCTGCCGCGGTCCCGAGACCTACAACAACTGCCCCAAGGTGCTCTTCAACTCGACCAACTGGCCGGTCCGCGCGGGCCATCCCTGCATCGGCTGCTCCGAGCCGAAGTTCTGGGACACCATGACCCCGTTCTACGTCGGCCGTTAG
- a CDS encoding fused response regulator/phosphatase, with amino-acid sequence MLEAVPVEPRVTVLMVDDQAMVSEAVRRMLAPEADIDFHSVQDPAKALPAALAANPTVVLLDLVMPDIDGLTLVRYFRAHPKLKDLPLIMLSTREEPQTKAQAFALGANDYLVKLPDRVELVARLRYHSQAYTRLLERDRAYSELARQLDQAAQYVRNLLPKPLEQGPVLTDWLFEPSAQLGGDALGYHWIDQDRFAFYLLDVCDHGVGPALLSVSALNVLRAQTLPGVDFTQPAQVLAGLNAVFQMPRQNDLYFTIFYGVYDMQARVVRFASAGHPPPLLFQADGSVRELRCQSIFIGAMPEARFKQEEVALEGPASLLVFSDGAYELRRADGVMEGYEDFRERCASYGPMGPELADLLNQARAVRGLQVLDDDLTALRLRIG; translated from the coding sequence ATGCTCGAAGCCGTACCCGTTGAACCTCGCGTCACAGTGCTCATGGTGGACGACCAGGCCATGGTCTCCGAGGCCGTGCGCCGCATGCTGGCCCCCGAAGCCGACATCGACTTCCACAGCGTGCAGGACCCGGCCAAGGCCCTGCCCGCCGCCCTGGCCGCAAATCCCACCGTGGTCCTGCTGGACCTGGTCATGCCCGACATCGACGGGCTGACCCTGGTGCGCTACTTCCGCGCCCATCCCAAGCTCAAGGACCTGCCCCTCATCATGCTCTCCACGCGGGAGGAGCCGCAGACCAAGGCCCAGGCCTTCGCCCTGGGGGCCAACGACTATCTGGTCAAGCTGCCCGACCGCGTGGAGCTGGTGGCCCGGCTGCGCTACCACTCCCAGGCCTACACCCGCCTGCTGGAGCGCGACCGCGCCTACAGCGAGCTGGCCCGCCAGTTGGACCAGGCCGCGCAGTACGTGCGGAACCTCCTGCCCAAGCCCCTGGAGCAGGGCCCCGTGCTCACGGACTGGCTGTTCGAGCCTTCGGCCCAGTTGGGCGGCGACGCCCTGGGCTACCACTGGATCGACCAGGACCGCTTCGCCTTCTACCTGCTGGACGTCTGCGACCACGGCGTGGGCCCTGCGCTGCTCTCAGTCTCGGCGCTCAACGTGCTGCGCGCGCAGACCCTGCCCGGGGTGGATTTCACGCAGCCCGCCCAGGTGCTTGCGGGGCTCAACGCGGTGTTCCAGATGCCGCGCCAGAACGACCTGTATTTCACCATTTTCTACGGCGTCTACGACATGCAGGCCCGGGTGGTGCGCTTCGCCTCGGCCGGGCATCCGCCCCCGCTCCTCTTCCAGGCCGACGGGTCCGTCAGGGAGCTGCGGTGCCAGAGCATCTTCATCGGCGCCATGCCCGAAGCGCGCTTCAAGCAGGAGGAGGTGGCCCTGGAAGGGCCGGCCAGCCTGCTCGTGTTCTCCGACGGGGCCTACGAGCTGCGCCGGGCCGACGGCGTCATGGAGGGCTACGAGGATTTCCGCGAGCGGTGCGCCAGCTATGGACCCATGGGGCCGGAACTGGCGGACCTGCTGAACCAGGCCAGGGCCGTTCGGGGGCTGCAGGTGCTCGACGACGACCTGACCGCCCTGCGTCTGCGCATCGGCTGA
- a CDS encoding CheR family methyltransferase yields the protein MSASRPVSHADLARVAGHAGLELKAVGADALRRALRAGLARTGGTGVEEYLLRLEADPAERRLLAGEAVVQESWLFRDREAFAALSRMAQAHVKDKHEPFRVLSVPCAQGEEPASAAAALLHAGLEPRRFVVDAADASPAALEAARSGLFGPASVRGPAADAPSGCPADPAAQALAGAWTFFQATDQGLRLAPQALERITFIEADATSPAFLAGHSPYHAILCRNLLIYLLPEARERLARNLERLLAPGGTLFASPAEAGAFAALGLSPWSACALRSAPKAARPKAPGTSRAAARPKAAAPGRRTPAAPPVSSSGPDAGPDSVPAPTLDEARALADQGRLEEALQAIEAHLALCGPSAEPHYLQGVAQLARGRAREAEQALRKALYLDPAHAGALTHLALLRQAQGRADEAALLTGRAARAGEERP from the coding sequence GTGAGCGCCTCCAGACCTGTGTCCCACGCGGACCTGGCCCGGGTCGCCGGGCATGCCGGCCTGGAGCTCAAGGCCGTGGGCGCCGACGCCCTCAGGCGGGCGCTGCGGGCCGGGCTCGCCCGCACGGGCGGAACCGGCGTGGAGGAATACCTGCTCAGGCTCGAGGCCGACCCGGCCGAGCGACGCCTGCTGGCGGGCGAGGCCGTGGTGCAGGAGAGCTGGCTCTTCCGCGACAGGGAGGCCTTCGCGGCGCTGTCCCGCATGGCCCAGGCCCACGTGAAGGACAAGCACGAACCTTTTCGCGTGCTGAGCGTGCCCTGCGCCCAGGGCGAGGAGCCCGCTTCGGCCGCCGCGGCCCTGCTGCATGCGGGCCTGGAGCCCCGCCGGTTCGTGGTGGACGCGGCCGACGCCAGCCCCGCCGCCCTTGAGGCCGCCCGCTCCGGACTGTTCGGCCCCGCAAGCGTGCGCGGCCCCGCCGCCGACGCGCCCTCCGGCTGCCCGGCCGATCCGGCGGCCCAGGCGCTCGCCGGGGCCTGGACCTTCTTCCAGGCCACGGACCAGGGCCTGCGCCTGGCCCCCCAGGCCCTTGAGCGCATCACCTTCATCGAGGCCGACGCCACGTCCCCGGCATTCCTGGCCGGCCATTCGCCCTATCACGCCATCCTCTGCCGCAATCTGCTCATCTACCTGCTGCCCGAGGCCCGCGAGAGGCTGGCCCGCAACCTGGAGCGCCTGCTGGCCCCCGGCGGGACGCTCTTCGCCAGCCCGGCCGAGGCAGGGGCCTTCGCCGCGCTCGGGCTCAGCCCCTGGAGCGCCTGCGCCCTGCGTTCCGCCCCGAAAGCGGCCCGACCCAAAGCACCCGGAACATCGCGCGCGGCTGCGCGGCCCAAGGCGGCCGCTCCTGGGCGCCGGACCCCGGCCGCCCCCCCTGTTTCGTCATCTGGCCCCGACGCCGGACCGGACTCCGTCCCGGCCCCCACACTGGACGAGGCCCGCGCCCTGGCCGACCAGGGCCGCCTGGAAGAGGCCCTTCAGGCCATCGAGGCCCACCTGGCCCTGTGCGGCCCCAGCGCCGAGCCGCATTACCTCCAAGGGGTGGCCCAACTGGCACGGGGCCGCGCCAGGGAGGCCGAGCAGGCCTTGCGCAAGGCCCTCTACCTCGACCCGGCCCACGCCGGGGCGCTCACCCACCTGGCCTTGCTGCGCCAGGCCCAAGGCCGCGCCGACGAAGCCGCCCTGCTCACCGGCAGGGCCGCCCGCGCAGGGGAGGAGCGCCCGTGA
- a CDS encoding methyl-accepting chemotaxis protein has translation MALACACAALLAWLAREALLYLHPAAPALPQLAVGLAVAGLAGLLAALPLGSRPDEGPGTRPAPAPEPQPRDGRAAERAGRVSEMAETLAERAGRAGDDAFDLSAQLGVAGSRGSQAIQTLEAAAHGMEHARELSHRAAQSLVELDAAMERVIAGANGAQAKLTVIADTAEQAQSLVAGMADIAEQTDMLSLNASIEAEKAGEHGRGFGVVAKAVRRLADTAAQTAGDIERLVARMRQAVAADVMEMDTLTRQAGHGAARLHASREAVRAAASALEELAQAIESLGPELRGLPPVLAKARETSDRVQGALAALPGLAETLRAAADELAAPDAPTLKGDQSS, from the coding sequence ATGGCCCTCGCCTGCGCCTGCGCCGCCTTGCTGGCCTGGCTGGCTCGCGAAGCGCTGCTTTACCTCCACCCCGCGGCTCCGGCGCTGCCGCAGTTGGCCGTGGGCCTCGCGGTGGCCGGCCTCGCGGGCCTGCTGGCGGCGCTGCCGCTGGGCTCCAGGCCTGACGAGGGGCCCGGAACGCGGCCAGCACCCGCCCCCGAACCCCAGCCCCGGGACGGCAGGGCTGCCGAGCGCGCCGGGCGGGTGAGCGAGATGGCCGAAACGCTGGCCGAGCGCGCCGGGCGCGCCGGAGACGACGCCTTCGACCTCTCGGCCCAACTGGGCGTGGCCGGGAGCCGCGGCTCGCAGGCCATCCAGACTCTGGAGGCCGCCGCGCATGGCATGGAGCACGCCAGGGAGCTCTCCCACAGGGCGGCCCAGAGCCTGGTCGAGCTGGACGCCGCCATGGAGCGCGTCATTGCGGGTGCGAACGGGGCGCAGGCCAAGCTCACCGTCATCGCGGACACGGCCGAGCAGGCCCAGTCCCTGGTGGCGGGCATGGCGGACATCGCCGAACAGACGGACATGCTCTCGCTCAACGCCTCCATCGAGGCCGAGAAGGCCGGGGAGCACGGGCGCGGCTTCGGCGTGGTGGCCAAGGCCGTACGCCGCCTGGCCGACACCGCCGCCCAAACCGCCGGAGACATCGAGCGCCTGGTGGCCCGCATGCGCCAGGCCGTGGCCGCCGACGTGATGGAGATGGACACCCTCACCCGCCAGGCCGGGCACGGGGCCGCGCGCCTGCATGCCAGCCGGGAGGCGGTACGGGCCGCCGCCAGCGCTCTGGAGGAACTCGCCCAAGCCATCGAGTCCCTCGGCCCCGAGCTGCGCGGGCTGCCGCCCGTGCTGGCCAAGGCCCGCGAGACATCCGACCGGGTGCAGGGCGCTCTGGCCGCGCTGCCCGGGCTGGCCGAAACGCTGCGCGCCGCGGCCGATGAACTGGCCGCGCCGGACGCTCCAACCCTCAAAGGGGACCAATCGTCATGA
- a CDS encoding chemotaxis protein CheW → MNDDGNKAARLLYDRDVPADILEEWTLQTAAPKPERTAPRSGAMLVRAGNEWLGLPAAMIETALPAGSVHSVPRLSNAAFLGLTNVDGELLPCVRLSALLGGPADPAPARPRMVAVRVPQGRFALLVDEASGTCGYLPGELGALPATVALAPRPLVVGVIELEGRSAGLVGIEELGAALLGSLHP, encoded by the coding sequence GTGAACGACGACGGCAACAAAGCCGCACGCCTGCTCTATGACCGCGACGTTCCGGCGGACATCCTCGAGGAGTGGACCCTCCAGACCGCCGCTCCCAAGCCCGAACGGACCGCCCCCCGGTCCGGGGCCATGCTGGTGCGGGCCGGTAACGAGTGGCTGGGCCTCCCCGCGGCCATGATCGAGACGGCCCTCCCCGCCGGGTCCGTGCACTCCGTGCCCCGGCTCTCCAACGCGGCCTTCCTGGGCCTGACCAACGTGGACGGCGAGCTGCTGCCCTGCGTCCGGCTCTCCGCCCTGCTGGGGGGCCCGGCGGACCCGGCCCCGGCCCGGCCGCGCATGGTCGCGGTGCGGGTGCCCCAGGGGCGCTTCGCCCTGCTGGTGGATGAGGCCTCGGGCACCTGCGGCTACTTGCCCGGCGAACTGGGAGCGCTGCCCGCCACGGTGGCCCTGGCCCCCAGGCCCCTGGTGGTCGGCGTCATCGAACTGGAGGGCCGCAGCGCCGGGCTGGTGGGAATCGAGGAGCTGGGCGCGGCCCTGCTCGGGAGCCTGCACCCGTGA
- a CDS encoding hybrid sensor histidine kinase/response regulator gives MSPDLADFSLLELFSIELSTHCRTIEDGLMGLEDDPRPELLESLMRAAHSIKGAARIVDLPQAVGLAHAMEDVFQAAQQEGRAPGKARVDALLAANDFFARLAARAPKDLPQALADGADEASALEAALRALPAEAAPVDNAAPEASPASQPAQTAQPPATHDQGGAPASPSGSEGGVVRLSAELLGRLMGLAGQCIVESGQLGRVFEQARMQRRGFLDLEDLLSQTRALLPEGDAKDQLDRAAGMLRTVHAGHSNSVCALEGLARRMEILSDKLYHQVLGSRMRPFGEGARALPRLVRDLAQELGKQARFVLEGANASVDRDILDRLEAPLLHLARNALDHGLEPPEERVRRGKPQQGRIVLGARHVSGSLEVRLSDDGCGIDPEAIRASVQAKGLAPAHIAQRMTDAELFEFLFLPGFTTAAALTSVSGRGVGLDVVKTVMQEVGGQVRVESAPGQGTAFVMRLPVSRSVVRALVVRIGGEPYAMPLARIGRVLLAPGGDVQTTGGMQYLRLDHENVGLAQAAQILGVPPSPLPSHEGDPALPVMLLEDRGARFGLAVEAFLGERDLVVHPLDPRLGKVPGVAAASTMEDGSPVLILDDADLLRSLEGLLAEGRLAGVGTDEAPAPERAPKSVLVVDDSLTVREVQRQLLEGRGYRTATAVDGMEGLALARMGSFDLIITDVDMPRMTGIELTRRIRADAALARTPVMIVSYKDRQEDRLAGLEAGADFYLPKSGFRDEALLQAVADLIGGP, from the coding sequence GTGAGCCCCGATCTGGCCGATTTCTCCCTGCTGGAGCTGTTCAGCATCGAGCTCTCCACCCACTGCCGCACCATCGAGGACGGGCTGATGGGCCTTGAGGACGATCCGCGCCCCGAACTGCTCGAATCCCTGATGCGCGCGGCCCATTCCATCAAGGGGGCGGCGCGCATCGTGGACCTGCCCCAGGCCGTGGGCCTGGCCCACGCCATGGAGGACGTGTTCCAGGCCGCCCAGCAGGAGGGCCGGGCCCCGGGCAAGGCCCGCGTGGACGCCCTGCTCGCGGCCAACGACTTTTTCGCGCGCCTGGCCGCCAGGGCCCCCAAGGATCTGCCCCAGGCCCTGGCCGACGGCGCTGACGAGGCCTCCGCCCTGGAGGCCGCACTGCGCGCCCTGCCCGCCGAGGCCGCTCCGGTTGACAATGCAGCCCCCGAGGCTTCCCCGGCCTCACAACCGGCCCAAACCGCCCAGCCCCCCGCAACCCACGACCAGGGCGGCGCCCCGGCGTCCCCATCCGGGTCCGAAGGCGGGGTGGTGCGCCTCTCCGCCGAGCTGCTGGGCAGGCTCATGGGCCTGGCCGGCCAGTGCATCGTGGAGTCCGGCCAGCTCGGGCGCGTGTTCGAGCAGGCCCGCATGCAGCGGCGCGGCTTCCTGGACCTGGAGGATCTGCTCTCCCAGACCCGCGCCCTGCTCCCCGAGGGTGACGCCAAGGACCAGCTGGACCGGGCCGCCGGGATGCTGCGCACCGTGCACGCCGGGCACTCCAACTCGGTCTGCGCCCTGGAGGGGCTGGCCCGGCGCATGGAGATCCTCTCCGACAAGCTTTACCACCAGGTGCTCGGCAGCAGGATGCGACCCTTCGGCGAGGGCGCGCGCGCCCTGCCGCGCCTGGTGCGCGACCTAGCCCAGGAGCTGGGCAAGCAGGCCCGGTTCGTGCTGGAAGGGGCGAACGCCTCCGTGGACCGCGACATCCTGGACCGCCTGGAGGCCCCGCTGCTGCATCTGGCGCGCAACGCCCTGGATCACGGCCTCGAGCCGCCGGAGGAGCGCGTGCGCAGGGGCAAGCCCCAGCAGGGGCGCATCGTGCTGGGGGCGAGGCACGTCTCCGGCAGCCTGGAGGTGCGCCTCTCCGACGACGGCTGCGGCATCGACCCCGAGGCCATCCGCGCCTCCGTGCAGGCCAAGGGCCTGGCCCCGGCCCACATCGCCCAGCGCATGACGGACGCCGAGCTGTTCGAGTTCCTTTTCCTGCCGGGCTTCACCACGGCCGCCGCCCTGACCAGCGTCTCCGGGCGCGGCGTGGGCCTGGACGTGGTCAAGACCGTCATGCAGGAGGTCGGCGGGCAGGTGCGCGTGGAGTCCGCCCCCGGGCAGGGTACGGCCTTCGTGATGCGTCTGCCCGTGAGCCGCTCCGTGGTCCGCGCTCTGGTGGTGCGCATCGGCGGCGAGCCTTACGCCATGCCCCTGGCGCGCATCGGCCGGGTGCTGCTGGCCCCCGGCGGAGACGTGCAGACCACCGGCGGCATGCAGTACCTCCGGCTGGACCATGAGAACGTGGGCCTCGCCCAGGCCGCCCAGATTCTCGGGGTGCCGCCCTCCCCCCTGCCGAGCCACGAGGGCGACCCCGCCCTGCCCGTGATGCTCCTGGAGGATCGCGGCGCGCGCTTCGGCCTGGCCGTGGAGGCCTTCCTGGGTGAGCGCGACCTGGTGGTCCACCCCCTGGACCCGCGCCTGGGCAAGGTGCCCGGCGTGGCTGCCGCCTCCACCATGGAGGACGGCTCCCCCGTGCTCATCCTTGACGACGCCGACCTGCTGCGCTCCCTGGAGGGCCTGCTGGCCGAGGGCCGCCTGGCCGGGGTCGGCACGGACGAAGCCCCCGCGCCCGAGCGCGCGCCCAAGAGCGTGCTGGTGGTGGACGACTCCCTCACCGTGCGCGAAGTGCAGCGCCAGCTCCTGGAGGGGCGCGGCTACCGCACAGCCACCGCCGTGGACGGCATGGAGGGCCTGGCCCTGGCCCGCATGGGCTCCTTCGACCTGATCATAACCGACGTGGACATGCCCCGTATGACCGGCATCGAGCTCACCCGGCGCATCCGCGCGGATGCCGCCCTGGCCCGGACCCCTGTGATGATCGTCTCCTACAAGGACCGCCAGGAGGACCGGCTGGCCGGGCTGGAAGCCGGGGCCGACTTCTACCTGCCCAAATCCGGATTCCGCGACGAGGCCCTGCTCCAGGCCGTGGCGGACCTCATAGGCGGCCCATGA
- a CDS encoding methyl-accepting chemotaxis protein, whose protein sequence is MIAWWRDLTLRTKLALCGSVFLVPIGMLLFLLTGQMNANIRLTQVEINAISLVDPIEDLTELVPEHLRLALAAFAGEDTGPASAKMESILRERLGVLDQRMALHGHELGLTSDVLAPLGLENIDPRNFSKRLLGLLDSRADTPHQAIVNHNSALELLSQLREYVADSGKLVLDPELASYYLMYLLLFDIPRAQERLGWLYTSGYLSLTHLPGAEKERARMEQASVAWELSVVDRITDKLAKARRSIGEDKLVVLPKAVQDYAVASRAFLDLSKTLGGPSSKVDMQTFQKSAKQARDAGANLWDVCNTVFNTLIAERADKLRLQMYSALGVCVGSVLMALLLAWTILTSVSRPLARVANIATLIAQGRVAEASALLERSCSKGCKVLRRNTESGRSQSEINQLFYAVSVMIQGLDELLSTLTSTGGQIQTSAQRIAATARQLEAAATQQAASTVEVGATSKEISATAASLADTMSEVLGVANKSSALAEEGRESLAAMEQAMDDLYQSGKTMNAKLALVREKTSGIGQMLSTISKVATQTNLLSLNAAIEAEKAGEFGPGFAVVAREIRRLADQTATATLDIERTIRDMQASVQAGSAAMEGFSALAEQTADTSRGVNAKLGRIIASGEELTPRFSTVTQGMRMQAEGADQISEVISQLADNAGQTRDSLAEFRLAAEELNRTAESLREVLQGFGQGR, encoded by the coding sequence ATGATCGCCTGGTGGCGCGACCTCACCCTCAGGACCAAGCTCGCCCTCTGCGGCAGCGTATTTCTGGTCCCCATAGGCATGCTGCTCTTTCTGCTCACCGGGCAGATGAACGCAAACATCCGGCTGACCCAGGTGGAGATCAACGCCATCTCCCTCGTGGACCCCATCGAGGACCTCACCGAACTGGTGCCCGAGCACCTGCGGCTGGCGCTGGCCGCCTTCGCAGGCGAGGACACAGGCCCGGCCTCGGCCAAGATGGAGAGCATCCTGCGCGAACGCCTGGGGGTGCTCGATCAGCGCATGGCCCTGCACGGGCATGAGCTCGGGCTCACATCCGACGTGCTCGCCCCCCTGGGGCTCGAGAACATCGACCCCAGGAATTTCAGCAAGCGCCTCCTGGGCCTGCTCGACAGCCGCGCCGACACTCCCCACCAGGCCATCGTCAACCACAACTCGGCGCTGGAGCTGCTCTCCCAGTTGCGCGAGTACGTGGCCGATTCGGGCAAGCTCGTGCTGGACCCGGAGCTGGCCAGCTACTACCTGATGTACCTGCTGCTCTTCGACATCCCCCGCGCCCAGGAGCGCCTGGGCTGGCTCTACACCTCGGGCTACCTCTCGCTCACGCACCTGCCCGGGGCCGAGAAGGAACGCGCCCGCATGGAGCAGGCCAGCGTCGCCTGGGAGCTGTCCGTGGTGGACCGCATCACGGACAAGCTGGCCAAGGCCCGCAGGTCCATCGGGGAGGACAAGCTCGTGGTCCTGCCCAAGGCCGTGCAGGACTACGCCGTGGCCAGCCGCGCCTTCCTTGATCTCAGCAAGACCCTGGGGGGGCCGTCCTCCAAGGTGGACATGCAGACCTTCCAGAAGTCCGCCAAGCAGGCCAGGGACGCCGGCGCCAACCTCTGGGACGTCTGCAACACGGTGTTCAACACCCTCATCGCCGAGCGGGCCGACAAGCTGCGCCTGCAGATGTATTCCGCCCTGGGCGTGTGCGTGGGCTCGGTGCTCATGGCGTTACTGCTGGCCTGGACCATCCTGACTTCCGTGTCGCGGCCCCTGGCGCGCGTGGCCAACATCGCCACGCTCATCGCCCAGGGCCGCGTGGCCGAGGCCTCCGCCCTGCTGGAGCGCTCATGCTCCAAGGGCTGCAAGGTGCTCAGGCGCAACACCGAGAGCGGGCGCAGCCAGTCCGAGATCAACCAGCTCTTCTACGCCGTCTCCGTGATGATCCAGGGGCTTGACGAACTCCTGAGCACGCTGACCTCCACCGGCGGCCAGATCCAGACCTCGGCCCAGCGCATCGCGGCCACGGCCCGGCAGCTGGAGGCCGCCGCAACCCAGCAGGCCGCTTCCACCGTGGAAGTCGGGGCCACCAGCAAGGAGATCTCGGCCACGGCCGCGTCCCTGGCGGACACCATGTCCGAGGTGCTGGGCGTGGCCAACAAAAGCTCCGCCCTGGCCGAAGAGGGCCGCGAGAGCCTGGCCGCCATGGAGCAGGCCATGGACGACCTCTACCAGTCCGGCAAGACCATGAACGCCAAGCTGGCCCTGGTGCGCGAGAAGACCTCGGGCATCGGCCAGATGCTCTCCACCATCTCCAAGGTGGCCACCCAGACCAACCTGCTCTCGCTCAACGCGGCCATCGAGGCCGAAAAGGCCGGTGAATTCGGGCCTGGCTTCGCAGTCGTGGCCCGCGAGATACGCCGCCTGGCCGACCAGACCGCCACCGCCACCCTGGACATCGAGCGCACCATCCGGGACATGCAGGCCTCCGTGCAGGCCGGGTCTGCCGCCATGGAGGGCTTCTCCGCCCTGGCCGAGCAGACCGCGGACACCTCCCGGGGGGTCAACGCCAAGCTGGGGCGCATCATCGCCTCCGGCGAGGAGCTCACTCCGCGCTTCTCCACCGTGACCCAGGGCATGCGCATGCAGGCCGAAGGCGCGGACCAGATCAGCGAGGTCATCAGCCAACTGGCCGACAACGCCGGGCAGACCCGCGACTCCCTGGCCGAGTTCCGCCTGGCCGCGGAGGAGCTCAACCGCACGGCCGAAAGCCTCAGGGAAGTGCTCCAGGGCTTCGGCCAGGGGCGCTGA